The Pseudolabrys sp. FHR47 genome contains a region encoding:
- a CDS encoding hydroxypyruvate isomerase family protein — MPRFSAHIDYLFKERPLIERIDAAAAAGFTAIEGRFPEGVSAADYRRATTRNNLKVLGINTPQGGEGEFGLGALPGRQDEWRAAFAQTLDYVAAVDGLAIHCLAGMVTPERRRKAEDVFVDNLKRAADQAAAKNIKLYIEPINQRSVPNYFLYQVEHAADIIAKVGSDNVFMQYDFFHVQIVGGDIIERFKKYQPLIAHIQCSQVPVRHEPNEDGEINYPYVFAEIDRLGYPFWVGCEYIPSTPRTEDSLGWIRQYGVNPRN, encoded by the coding sequence ATGCCGCGGTTTTCCGCTCACATCGACTATCTGTTCAAGGAGCGGCCGCTCATCGAGCGCATCGACGCGGCAGCGGCGGCCGGCTTTACGGCGATCGAAGGCCGCTTTCCCGAAGGTGTGAGCGCGGCGGACTACAGGCGCGCCACCACGCGCAACAATCTCAAGGTGCTCGGCATCAACACGCCGCAGGGCGGCGAGGGCGAGTTCGGTCTCGGCGCGCTGCCGGGACGGCAGGACGAATGGCGCGCTGCCTTCGCGCAGACGCTCGACTATGTCGCTGCGGTCGACGGCCTCGCCATCCATTGTCTGGCCGGCATGGTGACGCCCGAGCGGCGCCGCAAAGCGGAGGACGTGTTCGTGGACAACCTCAAGCGCGCCGCCGATCAGGCCGCGGCGAAAAACATCAAGCTCTATATCGAGCCGATCAACCAGCGCAGCGTGCCGAATTATTTTCTCTATCAGGTCGAGCACGCCGCCGACATCATCGCCAAAGTCGGCAGCGACAATGTCTTCATGCAATACGATTTCTTCCACGTGCAGATCGTCGGCGGCGACATCATCGAGCGTTTTAAAAAGTACCAGCCGCTGATCGCCCACATCCAGTGCTCGCAGGTGCCGGTGCGCCACGAGCCCAACGAGGATGGTGAGATCAATTACCCCTACGTCTTCGCCGAGATCGATCGGCTCGGCTATCCGTTCTGGGTGGGCTGCGAGTACATCCCCTCGACGCCGCGGACCGAGGACAGCCTGGGCTGGATCCGGCAATACGGTGTCAATCCGCGCAATTAA
- a CDS encoding isocitrate/isopropylmalate dehydrogenase family protein has protein sequence MSANSAFHICVLPGDGIGHEVMKPALDVLRRIEETTPSLKFRFSEAPAGAEEYKATGKSMSDATVKLAGEADAILLGACGMPSIRYPDGTEIMPQVELRFIYDLYAGVRPARLVPGVPSPIVGAHEHGIDFVLVRESTEGLFASMGKGVTTHDEARETLVVTRKTTERLFDFCLRLAQRRKARGKPGRLTLVDKANVFKAFNWQRGIFDERKAAFPDVATDKLYVDACAAIMVKKPWDFDVMVMENMFGDILSDLAAGLIGGLGMAPSADIGDTHAVFQPCHGTAPDIMGQGKANPTAMILSAAMMLDWLADKHDHPPAAEAAQRIEQAVDDAYRTGLKPMEYGGGDGTATISKAVMTALG, from the coding sequence ATGTCCGCCAACTCCGCCTTTCATATTTGCGTATTGCCGGGCGACGGCATCGGCCATGAGGTGATGAAGCCGGCACTCGATGTGCTGCGCCGCATCGAGGAAACGACGCCGAGCCTCAAGTTCCGCTTTTCGGAAGCGCCGGCCGGCGCCGAGGAATACAAGGCGACCGGCAAATCGATGTCGGACGCGACGGTGAAGCTCGCCGGCGAGGCCGACGCCATCCTGCTCGGGGCCTGCGGCATGCCGAGCATCCGCTATCCCGACGGGACGGAGATCATGCCGCAGGTGGAACTGCGCTTCATCTACGATCTCTATGCCGGCGTGCGCCCGGCGCGGCTGGTGCCCGGCGTGCCCTCGCCGATCGTCGGCGCGCATGAGCACGGCATCGACTTCGTGCTGGTGCGGGAATCGACCGAAGGCCTGTTCGCCTCAATGGGCAAAGGCGTCACCACGCATGATGAAGCGCGCGAGACGCTCGTCGTCACGCGCAAGACCACCGAGCGGCTGTTCGACTTCTGCCTGCGGCTCGCGCAGCGCCGCAAGGCGCGCGGCAAGCCGGGCCGGCTGACGCTCGTGGACAAGGCCAATGTGTTCAAGGCGTTCAACTGGCAGCGCGGCATCTTCGACGAACGCAAGGCGGCGTTTCCCGATGTGGCGACCGACAAGCTCTATGTCGATGCCTGCGCCGCCATCATGGTGAAAAAGCCGTGGGACTTCGACGTCATGGTGATGGAGAACATGTTCGGCGACATTCTCTCCGATCTCGCCGCCGGCCTGATCGGCGGCCTCGGCATGGCACCATCCGCCGATATCGGCGACACCCATGCGGTGTTCCAGCCCTGCCACGGCACCGCGCCGGATATCATGGGCCAGGGCAAGGCCAATCCGACCGCCATGATCCTGTCCGCCGCCATGATGCTCGACTGGCTCGCTGACAAGCACGATCACCCGCCCGCCGCCGAAGCAGCCCAGCGTATCGAGCAGGCGGTCGACGATGCCTATCGCACCGGCCTCAAGCCGATGGAATATGGCGGCGGTGATGGCACTGCGACGATATCCAAGGCGGTGATGACGGCGCTGGGATAG
- a CDS encoding MFS transporter, producing MKFNPPLFALALGAFGIGVTEFTPMGMLPLIADGLGVSIPAAGLLVSAYALGVLVGAPVMTLAFARVPRRTLLIGLMGIFTAGNLLAAISDSYSMLLAARIITSFNHGAFFGVGSVVAASVVAPERRASAVAAMFTGLTIATIGGVPLAAWLGEVFGWRATFWGIAGVGAVVMVALRLALPLMPADSNADMRAELRVLGRAPVLLALALTVVGASAMFTVFTYIVPILKSETGAGTAFVTAMLVVYGVGLAVGNLIGGRFADRSVDGTLMASLLGVVVLLAAFAVGMRWEASAAVLIFLWGIASFALVPPLQMGVMQEAHEAPNLASAMNIGAFNLGNAVGAALGGAVIDAGLGLPAVSIAGAATSAVGVVMLLLVRRKVVEAPQAAE from the coding sequence ATGAAATTCAATCCACCCCTGTTCGCTCTTGCACTCGGCGCCTTCGGCATCGGGGTCACCGAATTCACGCCCATGGGCATGTTGCCGCTGATCGCCGACGGCCTCGGCGTCTCCATCCCAGCCGCCGGGCTTCTGGTCAGCGCCTATGCGCTGGGCGTGCTGGTTGGCGCGCCTGTGATGACCTTGGCCTTCGCCCGGGTGCCGCGCCGCACGCTGCTGATCGGCCTAATGGGCATCTTCACCGCCGGCAATCTCTTGGCGGCGATCTCCGACAGCTATTCGATGCTGCTTGCCGCCCGCATCATCACCTCCTTCAACCATGGCGCCTTCTTTGGCGTCGGCTCGGTGGTGGCGGCGAGCGTCGTCGCGCCGGAACGGCGGGCTTCCGCCGTGGCGGCGATGTTCACCGGCCTGACCATCGCCACCATCGGCGGTGTGCCGCTCGCCGCCTGGCTCGGCGAAGTGTTCGGCTGGCGCGCCACCTTCTGGGGTATCGCCGGTGTCGGCGCGGTCGTCATGGTGGCGTTGCGTCTCGCCTTGCCGCTGATGCCGGCCGACAGCAATGCCGACATGCGCGCCGAACTGCGCGTGCTCGGCCGCGCGCCGGTGTTGCTGGCTCTGGCGCTCACCGTGGTCGGCGCCAGCGCCATGTTCACGGTGTTCACCTACATCGTGCCGATCCTCAAGTCCGAGACCGGCGCCGGCACGGCCTTCGTTACCGCGATGCTGGTCGTCTATGGCGTTGGCCTCGCGGTCGGCAACCTGATCGGCGGCCGCTTCGCCGACCGCTCGGTCGACGGCACGCTGATGGCGTCGCTGCTCGGCGTCGTCGTGCTGCTCGCCGCCTTTGCGGTCGGCATGCGCTGGGAGGCGAGCGCCGCGGTGCTGATCTTCTTGTGGGGCATCGCCAGCTTCGCTTTGGTGCCGCCGTTGCAGATGGGCGTGATGCAGGAAGCGCACGAAGCGCCGAACCTCGCCTCCGCCATGAACATCGGCGCCTTCAATCTCGGCAATGCGGTCGGCGCCGCGCTCGGTGGTGCGGTGATCGACGCCGGCCTCGGCCTGCCGGCAGTGTCGATCGCAGGCGCCGCGACCTCCGCGGTCGGCGTCGTCATGCTGCTGCTGGTGCGGCGGAAAGTCGTCGAAGCGCCGCAGGCCGCTGAGTAG
- a CDS encoding LysR family transcriptional regulator has translation MERADHTSEMAAFVEVARQGSLSGAARALGLTPSAVSRIIGRIEARLGVRLMVRTTRSLRLTAEGQSYIHAACRILADIAETERAIADQASPRGKVRLSMASAHGRMNVLPLLGEFTARYPGISLDIDLSDEVADILGGRADVAVRFGPLADSPLTARRLGHTGRTVIASPAYLERHGTPRRPADLATHNCLDFSFRRIEPGWPFREDGRDYILPVSGNITANNGETLVQLALDGLGITRVGNFHIEDDLASGRLVPLLEEFNPQDREAIHAVFIGGANMPARVRVLVDFLAEKLRAPGAA, from the coding sequence ATGGAGCGAGCTGACCACACATCGGAGATGGCGGCCTTTGTCGAGGTCGCCCGCCAAGGCAGCCTGTCCGGCGCGGCGCGGGCGCTTGGGCTGACGCCCTCGGCGGTCAGCCGCATCATCGGGCGCATTGAGGCCCGGCTCGGCGTCCGCCTCATGGTGCGCACCACGCGCTCGCTGCGGCTGACCGCCGAAGGCCAGAGCTATATCCATGCCGCGTGCCGCATCCTGGCCGACATTGCCGAGACCGAACGCGCCATCGCCGACCAGGCCTCGCCGCGCGGCAAGGTCCGCCTCAGCATGGCCTCGGCGCATGGCCGCATGAACGTGCTGCCGCTGCTCGGCGAATTCACAGCCCGCTATCCGGGCATCTCGCTCGATATCGACTTGAGCGACGAGGTGGCCGACATCCTCGGCGGCCGCGCCGACGTCGCGGTCCGCTTCGGCCCGCTGGCCGACAGTCCGCTCACCGCGCGGCGTCTCGGCCACACCGGCCGCACGGTGATCGCCTCGCCGGCCTATCTTGAGCGCCACGGCACGCCGCGCCGGCCGGCCGACCTCGCCACGCATAACTGCCTCGACTTCAGCTTCCGCCGCATAGAGCCCGGCTGGCCGTTCCGCGAGGACGGCCGCGACTATATCCTGCCGGTGAGTGGCAACATCACCGCGAACAACGGCGAGACGCTGGTGCAGCTCGCGCTCGACGGGCTGGGCATCACCCGCGTCGGCAATTTCCACATCGAGGATGATCTGGCGAGCGGCCGCCTGGTGCCGCTGCTCGAAGAGTTCAACCCGCAAGATCGCGAAGCCATTCACGCGGTCTTCATCGGCGGCGCGAACATGCCGGCGCGCGTGCGCGTGCTGGTTGATTTCCTGGCCGAGAAATTGCGCGCACCGGGCGCGGCATAA
- a CDS encoding TAXI family TRAP transporter solute-binding subunit, whose product MSIETSIETRHGVARFTRAALGAVAALTLTATAAWSQAYGIYSMPAGTLSHTTASAIAKVLKEKGGMNMLVQPTAGETTLLPLLARGEGDLGIANIFETEIAVKAYPDLRVVGSLHSLRGAFWVRKDSPMKTVADLKGKRVVLGFSAMRTIDPLVKAILATGGLTEADIKPVLVPNVVRGAEDFANGSADMFFFAFGAAKVREVDATVGGIRALTIPKEGMAAAQKIVPEGYLTPAAPSPFFVGVEQPMEVYTWDNMLLTNAKVKDEVVYKMIEVMEANKSELVAVQPALRDFDAKKLYKTYNIPYHPGALKYFKDHKIEAMKVQ is encoded by the coding sequence ATGTCGATTGAAACGTCGATCGAGACCCGTCATGGCGTCGCCCGTTTCACCCGCGCCGCACTCGGCGCCGTTGCCGCGCTGACGCTCACCGCGACCGCGGCCTGGTCGCAGGCCTATGGCATCTACAGCATGCCCGCCGGCACGCTGAGCCACACCACCGCCTCGGCCATCGCCAAGGTGCTCAAGGAAAAGGGCGGCATGAACATGCTGGTGCAGCCGACGGCCGGCGAAACCACGCTGCTGCCGCTGCTCGCCCGCGGCGAAGGCGATCTCGGCATCGCCAACATCTTCGAGACCGAGATCGCCGTGAAGGCCTATCCGGACCTGCGCGTCGTCGGCTCGCTGCACTCGCTGCGCGGCGCCTTCTGGGTGCGCAAGGATTCGCCCATGAAGACCGTCGCCGACCTCAAGGGCAAACGCGTCGTGCTCGGCTTCTCGGCGATGCGCACCATAGATCCGCTGGTGAAAGCGATTCTCGCGACCGGCGGTCTGACCGAGGCGGACATCAAGCCGGTGCTGGTGCCGAACGTCGTGCGCGGCGCGGAAGATTTCGCCAACGGTTCGGCCGACATGTTCTTCTTCGCCTTCGGCGCGGCCAAGGTGCGCGAGGTCGACGCCACCGTCGGCGGCATCCGTGCCCTGACCATTCCGAAAGAAGGCATGGCCGCGGCGCAAAAGATCGTGCCGGAAGGCTATCTCACCCCGGCCGCGCCGTCGCCGTTCTTCGTTGGCGTCGAGCAGCCGATGGAGGTCTACACCTGGGACAACATGCTGCTGACCAACGCCAAGGTGAAGGACGAGGTCGTCTACAAGATGATTGAGGTGATGGAAGCCAACAAGAGCGAACTCGTCGCGGTGCAGCCGGCCTTGCGCGATTTCGACGCCAAGAAGCTCTACAAGACCTACAACATTCCCTATCACCCCGGCGCCTTGAAGTATTTCAAGGATCACAAGATCGAGGCGATGAAGGTCCAGTGA